The following nucleotide sequence is from Geminocystis sp. NIES-3709.
TTTCTATTTCTGAGTTTTCGAGCGACCTAAAGGTAAAGATTTCTTTACAATTTCTGTAAACCCTTGTAAAATAACCTTTGTAAACCTAACTAATTTAGTGACAATTTTTTAGTAGAGTTTTTTTATCTTAGGGTTTTGCCTTAAGATACTACACCTTCAAAATCGTCTTTTCCTTCGCTAGACTTATTGTAATTTGTAATCAAGTCGCTCGATTGTCAATGTTTCATAAGAATAATACTTGTACTGTAAGCAAGGTTTGAGGCTTTCCCCAATATAATAGGAGTTAATGGCTTATCAAAGAAAAATTAAGCAGCTTGCAACTCCTGACATTTAATTTCTGAGTACCAATTTTCGTAAATCTGTTCCCAGACGGCTTGATCGACTTTACTTTTAATTCGGTAATACCTTAATTGTTTCCCGTTTTCCCACGATCTAAAACAAGATTCGAGGTCATAGCCTAGTCGATTTAAAATCATTCTGAATCTGACCATCGCTTTATTTTTCTTGTTTTTCGTTAGGGATAAATCTATATCTAACGCTGTCTCGATCGCCGTGCCATGCTTTTCTATTTTCTCGTCTAACTCTTTTGACCATTGCTCGATCGACTGAGTTGTTATAGCTAATTCTTTAATCTTGTCTCGGGCTTGTTGCCATTCTTTAGAGGTTTCGTTTTTCTCTATGGCTATCTGTTTTAGATCCGCCATTTGTTGATCTGTTATCCCATTGGCTCTTATTGATAGGTCATCGATCGATATTCCTAAAATCTCTAAGGTTTTAGAGTAGATTGAGTTTTTGGATAATTCTAATAAATCTGAGAAGTAAACTAACTTATCATTTTCTTTACTATAATTGGCTTTCTTTTGTGCCTTTTCTCTGTCAAGAATTAAGTTTATTTCCGATCCTAATGAACAGAAAAAACGGCGCCGTAACTGTGGATATAAACTACCTAAATCAGCTATAACGAATTGAGTAAATAGGTCTAAATCCTCTAATAGCATTGGTGCTAAATTGCCATATCTTTTATTTAGATCGGTTCTCTTTTCCGCTAAACTTTCTTTTTTAGATTTCCTTTTTTTGCTCTTGATTTCTTCATACTCACTATTTGATAGAACTGAGCTATTCCAAAGATTCTGAGCATAATCTTTAGTAGATTTTTCCTTAATTTCTTGTTTCTTTTCTTTAATTTGGGTAATTTCTTTTTTAGTTATTTTTTCTTGATAGTTCATAATGTTGTACCCTTTATTTTCACAGTGAACAATAAAATTAGATCTAAGACCGCTTAAGTCCCCATTTATTCTACTTCCATATAAGGAATAATAAATGACTAACTCACTTGCAAATCTGAATTGATCAATATTAAAAATATAATTAGTTTGAGATAATTTATTATCAAAATGACTAATCATTTTTTGGTGATTTGCCGATCCATTAGCAATCATTGAGCAACGGCTTTCAGGTAAAAAGACATACCGATCGCAATCGCCTCGATAACGTTCTAAGGATTGCTCAAAATCGTCTAATGGATAATTCCCCCAAAATATCCCAAAAGACTTATCAATTTTTCCTACTACGTCAATATCCAGACTAACACCCGTGCTAATAGTGTTGGAATGTATAATTATTTGTGCTTCTTTTAATCTGTTTAAATTATCAGTTATTCCGCATTCTTTTCTGTCTGTATTTGATACCGTTTCTTGGTCTATCCGATAAATTTTGTCCTCTGGTAAAAACTCTAATAACCATTGTTCTAGGTTAATAGTTCCACTGCTAGAAATAACTTTTTGACCACTGGTACTTATTATAATTCTCTCACCTTTCTCGACTGCTTTTATTACCTCTTTTCTAAGTTTTAATTCGGAATCAATTATAATAAGATTTCTGTTTGAAAATGGCTTAAATTCGTTCTCAAAGCATACTACAGCTTTTAAATTGAGTCTCAACATATCGGATAAGAATTTAATATCTATATCTGATAAATCAGCGTCAGAACAAATGATAGTGCCACCATTATTAACACAATTAGATAGTAGTTTAAATAGTCTTTCTAATATATCACCTCTATTCTTTTTAATTTCTGTTTTAGCGTTTAATCCATGCCATAATATTTGAGATATTTCATCTAAAACAATTATGTCATAAGTATTTTCTGAATCTAATTTTAGCAGTGAATCTAAACAAATCGAGAGATTAAAGTTCTCTGTATTGCTTACTTTTCTCTGTAAATGAATGAACAAATCATCTTGATAGGAGTTTAACCCTAATCTTTCTGATAAGTTTCTCGACAAGGTTTGTCTATGGGTAATGTTTAATATTTTCTTATTCTGACAATCACTTTTTAAAACCTGAGCGATCGCTGTGGTCTTTCCTGTATTTTGTGCTGATTTTACCCCGATTATCTTTTTATTGTCTTTGAGTGCTGTTGCAATCAAATCACTAGGAAAATGTTTTTCATTTATCTTGATAGTTCCTGATAATTTACGAGTTCCTAACGCTCTTAACCGTGCTGTAAATTTACGATAAGAGATTGATTGCTGATAAAGTCGTCTAACACCTTTTATCCCATGTTTAACTAAATAATCATCAATACCTTTACATTCTGAGTCAGACCAATCAATAATCTTAACTGAGTTACCTAACTTAGATAATTTTTTCCCTAATGTTTTTGTCTGCTTGTTAACAGCTAACTTACTGGACAACTTTTGATCCGCCCGATCAAAGGTAATAAAAACTTCTCTCTTATTTTCGAGTAACCATTTTAACTCTGGTTTTAATTCGGTAAACCACGATGAATGATCCTCTGTAACTCTTTCTGAGTGAGTTGTGACAGAAAAACTTGCCACTGCAATAATTCCCACGCTGATTAATGCAGCCGCCTTTTTTACTCCCTCTGTTATAGAAACAGA
It contains:
- a CDS encoding plasmid replication protein, CyRepA1 family, with amino-acid sequence MIKEQNKQLSPKNLSFQNALKDWLDSGISEDVVSLNFNYVEGFEGFKLFIDNCKFEKKDLTNTGVSSVIAKKYNHLYSGYWYVNTFNPITKMVDFAQTKPNLPRTYFDYSKQSEKIIKYETPKGANTPFIFLNIPMRVIKHLAKKYKIESLPLDNYSDKWQWIKDNPQISVSITEGVKKAAALISVGIIAVASFSVTTHSERVTEDHSSWFTELKPELKWLLENKREVFITFDRADQKLSSKLAVNKQTKTLGKKLSKLGNSVKIIDWSDSECKGIDDYLVKHGIKGVRRLYQQSISYRKFTARLRALGTRKLSGTIKINEKHFPSDLIATALKDNKKIIGVKSAQNTGKTTAIAQVLKSDCQNKKILNITHRQTLSRNLSERLGLNSYQDDLFIHLQRKVSNTENFNLSICLDSLLKLDSENTYDIIVLDEISQILWHGLNAKTEIKKNRGDILERLFKLLSNCVNNGGTIICSDADLSDIDIKFLSDMLRLNLKAVVCFENEFKPFSNRNLIIIDSELKLRKEVIKAVEKGERIIISTSGQKVISSSGTINLEQWLLEFLPEDKIYRIDQETVSNTDRKECGITDNLNRLKEAQIIIHSNTISTGVSLDIDVVGKIDKSFGIFWGNYPLDDFEQSLERYRGDCDRYVFLPESRCSMIANGSANHQKMISHFDNKLSQTNYIFNIDQFRFASELVIYYSLYGSRINGDLSGLRSNFIVHCENKGYNIMNYQEKITKKEITQIKEKKQEIKEKSTKDYAQNLWNSSVLSNSEYEEIKSKKRKSKKESLAEKRTDLNKRYGNLAPMLLEDLDLFTQFVIADLGSLYPQLRRRFFCSLGSEINLILDREKAQKKANYSKENDKLVYFSDLLELSKNSIYSKTLEILGISIDDLSIRANGITDQQMADLKQIAIEKNETSKEWQQARDKIKELAITTQSIEQWSKELDEKIEKHGTAIETALDIDLSLTKNKKNKAMVRFRMILNRLGYDLESCFRSWENGKQLRYYRIKSKVDQAVWEQIYENWYSEIKCQELQAA